One region of Gouania willdenowi chromosome 13, fGouWil2.1, whole genome shotgun sequence genomic DNA includes:
- the LOC114474944 gene encoding uncharacterized protein LOC114474944, with the protein MGNAQRKALMENNDVKFMQRKYPGSCCYLDDWYKNCGFAGKLSDEAGIEKVSIWCKGKRVKALKKLRPKQAELIADHLRVVCIWKDAMSIRKTQIEKGEERRKQKVLAAAAKIQPCDETVCVPRRVEETNQQQNGAAGGLQEGGAVAGQETKGPVTRATYTKPPSHEEISACRQKSDETPMEYRARLETVFRTNSGLPHSPLVDNPYQIQLKMWLISGLLPNVSDFIKANCVTHRTLTVPELMEWAEHAYEVTEKKKAKTESANVNVLAEAMAAALVSQRSGFKRQGKKPYRTRTPDEEKQAKIDREKRQCFICHEEGHMARDCPRKKQKTDHTSFGQTPRQ; encoded by the exons ATGGGTAACGCGCAGCGTAAAGCATTGAtggaaaataatgatgtgaaattCATGCAGAGAAAGTATCCCGGTAGTTGTTGCTATCTAGATGATTGGTACAAAAATTGTGGGTTTGCAGGGAAATTGTCAGACGAAGCTGGAATAGAAAAAGTGTCCATCTGGTGTAAAGGAAAAAGAgtgaaggcattaaaaaagttaCGTCCTAAGCAGGCTGAGTTAATAGCAGACCACTTAAGAGTAGTGTGTATCTGGAAAGATGCTATGAGTATTAGGAAAACACAGATAGAGAAAGGTGAAGAGAGAAGGAAACAGAAAgtgttagcagcagcagctaaaATACAGCCTTGTGATGAGACCGTGTGTGTACCGCGTAGAGTTGAGGAGACAAATCAGCAACAGAATGGGGCCGCAGGGGGTTTACAAGAGGGGGGAGCAGTTGCAGGACAAGAAACAAAGGGACCTGTGACTAG GGCGACTTACACAAAACCCCCAAGCCACGAAGAAATAAGTGCGTGTCGTCAGAAATCAGACGAGACGCCAATGGAATATCGTGCCCGTTTAGAAACGGTTTTTAGGACTAATAGCGGGCTTCCTCATTCTCCGCTGGTGGATAATCCATACCAAATACagctaaaaatgtggttaattagtggtttgttgccaaacgtgtcagatttcataaaagcaaactgtgtcacacaccgcaccctcactgttccagagctaatggaatgggccgaacatgcttatgaagtcactgagaaaaagaaagcaaaaactgaatcagctaatgttaatgtattgGCTGAGGCCATGGCTGCAGCCCTGGTGAGCCAGCGCTCAGGGTTTAAAAGACAGGGAAAAAAGCCATATCGCACCAGAACGCCTGATgaggaaaaacaagcaaaaatagatcgagaaaaaagacaatgtttCATTTGTCATGAGGAGGGACATATGGCAAGAGACTGCccaagaaaaaagcaaaaaacagacCATACGTCGTTCGGGCAAACTCCTAGGCAGTGA